One stretch of Pradoshia sp. D12 DNA includes these proteins:
- a CDS encoding YhcH/YjgK/YiaL family protein, translating into MITGNIDDLIEQKSLAENLQSKLTFLKEFDSSQYSAGRHDIDENLFFFLNEYETKEEPDCIWEAHRKYLDIHYILEGKENIAVDHINRQQIKENYDEAKDAIFLEGDVQTLIAMNPGDVMICFPKDSHKVGIITEEKQMVKKIVLKVKR; encoded by the coding sequence TTGATTACCGGCAATATAGATGACCTGATTGAGCAAAAGAGTCTTGCTGAGAATTTACAATCAAAATTAACATTTTTAAAAGAGTTCGATAGCTCCCAGTACTCTGCTGGGCGCCATGACATTGACGAGAATTTATTTTTCTTCCTCAATGAATATGAAACAAAGGAAGAACCTGACTGTATTTGGGAAGCCCACCGAAAATACCTGGACATCCATTATATTCTTGAAGGCAAAGAAAACATTGCCGTTGACCATATAAATCGTCAACAAATCAAGGAAAATTACGATGAAGCAAAAGATGCTATCTTTCTTGAAGGTGATGTCCAAACGCTTATAGCCATGAATCCAGGTGATGTGATGATTTGTTTCCCAAAAGATTCCCACAAGGTTGGAATTATAACTGAAGAAAAGCAAATGGTTAAAAAAATTGTTCTTAAAGTAAAACGGTAA
- the kdgT gene encoding 2-keto-3-deoxygluconate transporter: MRILKTIEKIPGGLMLVPLFLGAIIHTFAPTSGEYFGSFTNGLMTGTVPILAVWFFCMGAGINIKATGTVLRKSGTLVITKIAVAWLIALVASMFIPDGGIQTGVFAGLSVLALVAAMDMTNGGLYASIMQQYGTKEEAGAFVLMSIESGPLVTMLILGSTGLAAFEPQAFVGAVLPFLLGFLLGNLDSDLRDFFSKATTTMIPFFGFALGNSIDLGVILQTGIGGILLGVLVIIITGIPLILADKYIGGGNGTAGLAASSTAGAAVANPMIIATMAPEFMPVAQSATSLVAASVIVTSILVPILTAYWAQYMKKRNKDTISPDSKATV, encoded by the coding sequence ATGCGAATTTTAAAGACGATTGAAAAAATCCCAGGCGGGCTCATGCTGGTACCACTATTTTTAGGGGCCATTATACATACTTTTGCTCCAACATCAGGTGAATACTTTGGTTCATTCACAAACGGATTAATGACAGGAACGGTTCCAATCTTAGCCGTTTGGTTCTTCTGTATGGGTGCCGGTATTAATATTAAAGCAACAGGAACTGTATTACGTAAATCCGGAACCCTTGTTATAACAAAAATCGCGGTTGCCTGGCTTATAGCATTAGTGGCATCTATGTTTATTCCTGATGGTGGAATCCAGACTGGAGTTTTCGCAGGATTGTCCGTTCTCGCTTTAGTGGCAGCCATGGATATGACAAACGGCGGACTTTATGCATCCATCATGCAACAATATGGCACCAAAGAAGAAGCCGGCGCTTTTGTCTTGATGTCCATAGAATCCGGCCCGCTTGTAACAATGTTGATTCTGGGTTCAACCGGTCTTGCTGCATTTGAACCACAAGCTTTTGTAGGTGCTGTATTACCTTTCTTACTAGGATTCCTTCTTGGAAACCTTGATTCTGATTTACGCGACTTTTTCAGCAAGGCTACTACTACTATGATTCCATTCTTTGGATTTGCATTGGGTAACTCAATCGATTTAGGTGTTATTCTTCAAACAGGTATTGGAGGAATCTTGCTGGGTGTATTAGTTATTATTATTACGGGTATTCCATTGATACTGGCAGATAAATATATTGGAGGCGGTAACGGAACAGCTGGTCTTGCTGCATCAAGTACAGCAGGAGCTGCTGTCGCCAACCCAATGATCATTGCAACAATGGCACCTGAATTCATGCCTGTTGCTCAATCTGCTACTTCTCTGGTGGCCGCATCTGTTATTGTAACATCGATATTGGTACCAATCTTAACTGCATACTGGGCTCAATATATGAAAAAGAGAAACAAAGATACGATATCACCAGATAGCAAAGCTACCGTTTAA
- a CDS encoding sugar kinase gives MSKIITVGEPMALFVSEKEGSLETADRFVRFVSGAEVNFSIGMARLGHQVTYITQLGQDPFGKSIETFLQQNSINTEYIKYDSTHTTGMQFKQKVSAGDPEVFSARKNSAASHMNRETIAHINWTEYNHIHLTGIPPALSGGCRDMVYELMDTARANGVQISFDPNLRPGLWEDKQEMAEIINDLACRADIVLPGIKEGVLLTGQDDVQHIADYYHAAGVKTVVIKLGEKGAFTSSEGERFYTDRFPVKQVVDTVGAGDGFAVGVVSGLLEGLPIKEAVRRGAAIGALAVMSPGDNDGLPNHESLLAYMEDSIAEI, from the coding sequence ATGAGTAAAATTATCACCGTGGGAGAACCAATGGCCCTTTTTGTTTCTGAAAAAGAAGGTTCATTAGAAACCGCCGACCGTTTTGTTCGTTTTGTTTCAGGTGCCGAGGTTAATTTTTCAATCGGTATGGCACGTTTAGGCCATCAGGTCACCTATATAACCCAATTAGGCCAAGATCCGTTTGGAAAAAGCATAGAAACTTTTCTTCAGCAAAATTCGATTAACACCGAATATATTAAATATGATTCAACCCATACAACAGGTATGCAATTTAAGCAAAAAGTTAGTGCTGGCGACCCGGAAGTATTTTCGGCACGGAAAAATTCAGCCGCTTCCCATATGAATCGGGAAACAATCGCTCATATAAACTGGACCGAGTATAATCATATTCATTTAACTGGTATACCACCAGCTCTTTCAGGGGGCTGCAGAGATATGGTCTATGAATTAATGGATACAGCAAGAGCCAATGGTGTGCAAATTTCTTTCGACCCCAACCTTCGTCCAGGTCTTTGGGAGGATAAACAAGAGATGGCTGAAATTATCAATGATTTGGCATGTCGCGCAGATATTGTCCTTCCCGGCATTAAGGAAGGGGTACTGTTAACCGGCCAGGATGATGTTCAACATATTGCGGACTACTATCATGCAGCAGGTGTTAAAACCGTCGTTATTAAACTTGGTGAAAAAGGGGCATTTACCAGTTCAGAAGGCGAACGTTTCTATACCGACCGTTTCCCTGTCAAACAGGTTGTTGATACGGTAGGTGCCGGAGATGGCTTTGCAGTTGGAGTAGTGAGTGGTCTATTAGAAGGACTTCCCATCAAGGAAGCTGTAAGACGCGGAGCCGCAATTGGGGCACTTGCCGTTATGTCTCCGGGAGACAATGATGGATTGCCTAACCATGAAAGTTTACTAGCTTACATGGAGGATTCAATCGCAGAGATTTAA
- a CDS encoding IclR family transcriptional regulator, translating into MSNVQSIERALTILNKLSEYPNGLQVTRLSEQVGLTKSTVHRLLTTLSNMNYVVKDEETDKYKLGLQILFLSRNLLNNNDVITVAKPYLEKLSLEVNETVHLCIENLGEIVYIDKIESNQTVRMFSRIGSRAPMYCTAVGKVLLSGMDQEKFDSILSKTEFIAKTPTTITSQEQLLEEIEKIKIEGYALDNSENEEVLRCIAAPIYDHKGKIIASFSISGPNNRVTMDLINETLIEKMKHYSMAISRNLGYIGSIN; encoded by the coding sequence ATGTCTAATGTTCAATCGATTGAACGAGCTTTAACTATATTAAATAAACTTTCAGAATATCCGAATGGTCTCCAGGTTACACGTCTGTCTGAACAGGTGGGACTAACAAAGAGTACCGTCCACAGGCTTCTGACTACCTTGTCCAATATGAACTATGTTGTAAAAGATGAAGAGACCGATAAGTATAAACTTGGTCTGCAAATTCTCTTTTTATCTAGAAATCTTCTGAACAACAATGATGTCATCACAGTGGCAAAGCCTTATCTCGAAAAATTATCTCTTGAAGTCAATGAAACGGTTCATTTATGTATAGAGAACCTTGGTGAGATTGTTTATATCGATAAAATAGAAAGTAATCAAACGGTTCGCATGTTTTCACGTATTGGTAGCCGGGCGCCGATGTACTGTACGGCAGTCGGTAAAGTGTTATTATCTGGAATGGATCAGGAAAAATTTGATTCTATTCTTTCCAAAACAGAATTCATTGCTAAGACTCCTACTACAATCACGTCGCAAGAACAGCTTTTAGAAGAAATCGAGAAAATAAAGATAGAAGGCTACGCATTGGATAACTCAGAGAATGAAGAAGTCTTAAGATGTATTGCGGCGCCTATTTATGATCATAAAGGGAAGATCATCGCGAGTTTCAGTATATCTGGGCCCAATAATCGCGTGACTATGGACTTGATTAATGAAACGCTAATTGAAAAAATGAAACACTACAGTATGGCCATCTCTAGAAACTTGGGATACATAGGAAGTATAAACTGA
- a CDS encoding bifunctional 4-hydroxy-2-oxoglutarate aldolase/2-dehydro-3-deoxy-phosphogluconate aldolase: MQKQAILQKVTECGVVAVVRADSKEEARLISEACVKGGIQGIEVTFTVQSADEVIKELVSVYKTNKKVVIGAGTVLDATTARIAILAGAQFIVSPAFDGETAKLCNLYQIPYMPGCMTITEMKTALEAGVDIVKLFPGNAFGPGFIKAVKAPLPQVNIMPTGGVSLDNIEEWISNGCVAVGVGGNLLAPAKTGDYDQITEIAKMYIEKAVAARKK; this comes from the coding sequence ATGCAAAAACAAGCAATCTTACAAAAGGTTACGGAATGTGGAGTAGTCGCTGTTGTTAGAGCAGACTCTAAGGAAGAAGCTCGTTTGATATCTGAAGCCTGTGTAAAAGGTGGTATTCAGGGGATTGAAGTGACTTTCACAGTCCAGTCAGCAGACGAGGTCATCAAGGAATTGGTTTCTGTCTATAAAACTAATAAAAAGGTAGTCATCGGTGCTGGAACCGTCCTGGATGCTACTACTGCAAGAATTGCTATTTTAGCAGGTGCCCAGTTCATTGTCAGCCCGGCATTTGATGGGGAAACAGCTAAGTTGTGTAACCTCTATCAAATCCCTTATATGCCTGGGTGTATGACGATTACAGAGATGAAAACAGCATTGGAAGCTGGGGTTGATATTGTTAAACTATTCCCTGGAAATGCGTTTGGCCCTGGGTTTATAAAAGCCGTAAAAGCCCCTCTCCCTCAGGTAAATATAATGCCAACCGGCGGGGTGAGTTTAGATAATATTGAAGAATGGATTTCAAATGGCTGCGTTGCTGTCGGAGTCGGCGGCAATCTGTTAGCACCGGCCAAAACAGGCGATTACGATCAGATTACTGAAATCGCAAAGATGTATATTGAAAAGGCTGTAGCAGCAAGAAAAAAATAA
- a CDS encoding aldo/keto reductase — MPTNLKDTVTLHNGVEMPWLGLGVFKVQEGEEVIQSVKAAIQNGYISIDTAAIYGNEEGVGQAIKESGVPREDLFITTKLWNSEQGYESTLKAFDESMEKLGLDYLDLYLIHWPGKDKYKETWKAFEKLYKDGRVRAIGVSNFLVHHLEDLIATAEIKPMVNQVEFHPHLTQEDLRAYCKKEGIQLEAWSPLKQGQLLDNPVLKEIAEKHNKSVAQVILRWDLQHGVVTIPKSIKEHRIIENSSIFDFELSAEDMERIDQLNQDSRAGSHPDTMKAGFEF; from the coding sequence ATGCCAACAAATCTCAAAGATACAGTCACCTTACATAATGGCGTTGAAATGCCATGGCTTGGATTGGGCGTTTTTAAAGTTCAAGAAGGTGAAGAGGTTATCCAGTCTGTTAAAGCAGCCATCCAAAATGGATATATCAGCATTGATACAGCTGCCATTTACGGTAATGAAGAAGGCGTAGGCCAAGCGATCAAAGAATCAGGTGTGCCACGCGAGGATTTATTTATTACAACAAAGTTATGGAATAGTGAACAAGGATATGAATCTACCTTAAAAGCCTTCGATGAAAGCATGGAAAAGCTAGGCTTGGATTACTTGGATCTTTATCTAATTCATTGGCCTGGTAAGGATAAATATAAAGAAACATGGAAAGCCTTTGAAAAACTCTACAAAGATGGACGAGTTCGTGCAATTGGCGTAAGTAACTTCCTGGTTCATCACCTTGAGGATTTAATTGCTACAGCTGAAATTAAACCAATGGTGAATCAAGTGGAATTCCATCCTCATCTAACACAAGAGGATCTTCGTGCATATTGCAAAAAAGAAGGAATTCAACTTGAAGCTTGGTCTCCTTTAAAACAAGGACAGCTTTTGGACAATCCAGTTCTTAAAGAAATTGCCGAGAAACACAATAAATCGGTTGCCCAGGTTATCCTGCGCTGGGATCTGCAACATGGTGTCGTAACGATTCCGAAATCAATTAAAGAACATCGCATTATTGAAAATTCCAGTATCTTTGACTTTGAATTATCTGCAGAGGATATGGAAAGAATTGATCAATTAAATCAAGATAGCCGTGCTGGATCTCATCCTGATACAATGAAAGCAGGCTTTGAATTTTAA
- the srtB gene encoding class B sortase, which yields MKRSRTIISKLIGLGLLIVFCWSGIYLFQYAMDEYQMYKLEKKLVQDKHKVISEETGNADFTKLVELNDQSVGWITIDGTAIDYPVVQGDDNSYYLTHDFNNSSSIQGSIFMDYRNQEGFADNHIILYGHNMKNGTMFHDLNKYKDENFLYEHRYINFYGKTGYYKWEVFSTYNTDPSFNYIQTEFGTSEQYLAFINQLRSRSDFSYKVEPLSDKDKVLTLSTCSQGLKDGRRVVHARLIEERAYAE from the coding sequence ATGAAGCGAAGTCGGACAATTATATCAAAGTTAATCGGTTTAGGACTACTGATTGTGTTTTGCTGGTCAGGAATTTATTTGTTTCAATATGCAATGGATGAATATCAGATGTATAAATTGGAGAAGAAGCTGGTTCAAGATAAACACAAGGTCATATCAGAAGAAACAGGTAATGCCGATTTTACTAAATTGGTAGAGCTGAATGACCAATCGGTTGGTTGGATCACCATTGATGGAACAGCCATTGACTACCCCGTTGTACAGGGTGATGATAACAGTTACTATTTAACACATGATTTTAACAATAGCTCATCCATTCAGGGAAGTATTTTTATGGATTATCGTAATCAGGAAGGTTTTGCAGACAATCATATCATTCTTTATGGACATAATATGAAGAACGGTACGATGTTTCATGATTTGAATAAATACAAGGATGAAAACTTCCTATACGAGCATAGATACATAAACTTTTATGGGAAAACGGGCTATTATAAGTGGGAGGTTTTCTCTACTTATAACACAGATCCAAGCTTTAATTATATCCAAACTGAGTTTGGAACTAGTGAACAGTATCTTGCTTTTATAAACCAATTACGATCAAGGTCAGATTTTAGCTATAAGGTAGAACCGTTATCTGATAAGGATAAGGTTTTAACGCTCTCCACATGCAGTCAAGGTCTAAAGGATGGAAGAAGGGTGGTCCATGCAAGATTAATAGAAGAGAGAGCATACGCAGAGTAA